CGCCGAGGCGGGCATCCGGATCACCCTCCTCGACACCGCCTACCTCTCCGCCGGCTTCGGCAAGGCGCCCGACCACCACCAACTCCGCTTCTCCGACGGCACGGCCGAGGCCTGGGCCGAACGCTGTTCAGTTCTCAAGGACCGGGATCACGCGCGGATCGGTGCGGCCGTGCACTCCGTACGGGCCGTGCCGGCCGGGCAGTTGGCGACGGTGGCGCGATGGGCCGAGGAACGGCGGGCCCCGCTCCATGTGCACCTGTCGGAACAGACGGCGGAGAACGACGCCTGCCACGCGGCACACGGCTGCACCCCCACCCGGCTCCTCGCCGAGCACGGCGTGCTGGGCCCCCGCACCACCGGCGTCCACAACACCCACCTCACCGACGAGGACATCGCCCTCATCGGCGACAGCGGCACCGGCACCTGTATGTGCCCCACCACCGAACGGGACCTCGCGGACGGCATCGGACCGGCCGTCGCCCTGCAACGGGCGGGCTCCCCGCTCTCCCTCGGCTCCGACAGCCACGCCGTCGTCGACCTGCTCGAAGAGGCGCGCGCGATGGAGCTGAACGAGCGGCTGCGCACCCGCACCCGCGGACACTGGACGGCGGCGGCCCTCCTGCGGGCGGCCTCGGCCGACGGACACGCGGCGATCGGCTGGGACGACGCCGGTGCCCTGGAGACGGGCGCGCTCGCCGACTTCACGACGATCGCGCTCGACTCCGTCAGGACAGCGGGGCCGCTTCCACGGCTCGGTGCGGAGACGGCTGTATTCGCCGCGTCGGCGGCAGACGTGTCGCACACGGTGGTGGG
The DNA window shown above is from Streptomyces akebiae and carries:
- a CDS encoding formimidoylglutamate deiminase, which translates into the protein MTETTYWLEHAWLGSNVEPGVALTVTTDGSDGRVTAVRTGTPTPPPGAVVLRGLTLPGLANAHSHAFHRALRGTVQVGSGTFWTWREVMYRVADRLTPDTYHALARAVYAEMALAGITAVGEFHYVHHAPGGTPYADPNAMGEALIEAAAEAGIRITLLDTAYLSAGFGKAPDHHQLRFSDGTAEAWAERCSVLKDRDHARIGAAVHSVRAVPAGQLATVARWAEERRAPLHVHLSEQTAENDACHAAHGCTPTRLLAEHGVLGPRTTGVHNTHLTDEDIALIGDSGTGTCMCPTTERDLADGIGPAVALQRAGSPLSLGSDSHAVVDLLEEARAMELNERLRTRTRGHWTAAALLRAASADGHAAIGWDDAGALETGALADFTTIALDSVRTAGPLPRLGAETAVFAASAADVSHTVVGGRHVVRDGAHALVPDVPRALADAVAALRG